One genomic window of Solanum dulcamara chromosome 10, daSolDulc1.2, whole genome shotgun sequence includes the following:
- the LOC129871380 gene encoding uncharacterized protein LOC129871380 isoform X2 has product MNNGRIRLNFALIFSRLISFELFNTICINLGIKFDRMDLLCKVYGGTSDEEDDNDGIHLQRPILPQPKRAKFENFHQVNNHLPFYKSNPNANLPAQASLPGRYVSKRERAAMTSVEKVPDVNTTFSSNSSPVLGSILDSVLPHNILSALRDQTKVYGNMIHTPEGLSVVLDGHKSSVNAVQWSTSHAHLLASAGMDQTVCIWNVWSRDQKKARVLSCHHAAVKDVKWSPYGLFVLSCGYDRTSRLTDVERGIETQVFNEDQVVGVVKFHPDNYNLFLSGGSKGHLKIWDIRSGKVVHQYVRNLDPILDAEFTVDAKRIISSSDTSKSNISENSIMVWDVSREIPLSNQVYGEAYTCPSIRCHPSATKFIAQSNGNYIAIFSTKPPFGLDKYRRYEGHSVSGFPIKCNFSLDGEKVISGSSDGYIYVYDAISCKLIRKIKCVFEGKSWMNGKVISVGPIDHEFES; this is encoded by the exons ATGAACAATGGAAGAATTCGACTCAATTTTGCTCTAATTTTCTCTCGGTTGATTTCTTTTGAATTGTTCAACACGATTTGCATCAATTTGGGGATCAAATTTGATCGAATGGACCTTCTGTGTAAAGTCTATGGCGGAACCTCTGATGAAGAAGACGACAATGATGGAATTCACCTTCAAAGACCCATATTGCCACAGCCGAAACGAGCCAAATTCGAGAATTTTCACCAAGTTAACAACCATTTGCCATTCTACAAGTCTAATCCAAATGCGAATCTCCCAGCGCAAGCTTCCCTTCCAGGAAGATATGTTTCTAAGCGAGAGCGAGCTGCCATGACTTCAGTGGAGAAAGTTCCAGACGTCAACACAACGTTTTCCTCTAACAGTTCACCAG TTTTAGGGAGCATTTTGGATTCAGTTCTGCCACATAATATTTTGTCAGCTTTGAGAGATCAAACTAAAGTCTATGGGAACATGATCCACACGCCAGAAGGACTCTCTGTAGTTCTTGATGGCCACAAAAGTTCAGTTAACGCCGTACAATGGTCTACAAGTCATG CTCACCTTCTAGCATCTGCCGGAATGGATCAAACTGTCTGTATATGGAATGTGTGGAGCAGAGATCAGAAGAAAGCTCGTGTACTTAGTTGTCACCATGCGGCTGTCAAAGATGTGAAGTGGTCGCCATACGGTTTATTTGTGCTCTCTTGTGGATATGACCGCACATCAAGGTTGACTGATGTTGAAAGAGGAATCGAAACCCAGGTTTTCAATGAGGATCAAGTTGTTGGAGTGGTAAAATTTCATCCAGATAATTATAATCTCTTTCTCTCTGGAGGTTCGAAAGGTCACCTTAAAATATGGGATATAAGATCTGGGAAGGTGGTCCATCAATATGTGCGAAATCTTGATCCTATCCTTGATGCTGAATTTACAGTTGACGCAAAGCGAATAATTTCATCAAGTGATACATCCAAAAGCAATATTAGTGAAAATTCAATTATGGTTTGGGATGTCTCACGGGAAATCCCTCTATCTAACCAG GTTTATGGTGAAGCATATACATGTCCCTCGATAAGATGCCATCCTTCTGCTACCAAATTCATAGCACAGTCAAATGGAAACTACATAGCAATTTTCTCTACCAAACCTCCCTTTGGACTTGACAAGTACAGGAGATATGAAGGCCATAGTGTTTCTGGGTTCCCTATAAAATGCAATTTCAGCTTGGATGGTGAGAAAGTAATATCTGGTTCCTCTGATGGATACATTTATGTTTACGACGCGATATCCTGTAAGCTCATCAGAAAGATTAAG TGTGTTTTTGAAGGGAAATCTTGGATGAATGGTAAAGTTATCTCCGTGGGACCTATTGATCACGAGTTCGAGTCATAG
- the LOC129871208 gene encoding histidinol-phosphate aminotransferase, chloroplastic isoform X1, producing the protein MATNALHLNSTHAQPWPKSTQHSFACKLCSSPAGESSWNNKFRLMGVIELCNISSICIGREKPICLIEGNQRRRITCMASSVSVKEEESHQQKQCVNGGSFIRPHLLKLSPYQPILPFEVLSTRLGRKPEDIVKLDANENPYGPPPEVNEALGAMKFPYIYPDPESRTLRAALAEDSGLESEYILAGCGADELIDLIMRCVLDPGDKIVDCPPTFTMYEFDAAVNGAHVIKVPRNPDFSLDVERIAEVVEREKPKCIFLTSPNNPDGSIIDDETLLKILHLPILVILDEAYVEFSGMESKMKWVKKHENLIVLRTFSKRAGLAGLRVGYGAFPQSIIEFLWRAKQPYNVSVAAEVAACAALKNPAYLENVKVALVQERERLFNLLKEVPFLDPYPSYSNFILCKVMSGMDAKKLKEDLATMGVMIRHYNSKELKGYVRVSVGKPEHTEALMKCLKQFY; encoded by the exons ATGGCTACTAATGCACTTCACCTAAATTCAACTCACGCTCAGCCTTGGCCCAAGTCCACACAACACTCCTTTGCCTGCAAACTTTGTTCCTCTCCCGCCGGCGAATCGAGTT GGAATAACAAGTTTCGATTGATGGGTGTGATTGAATTATGCAACATTTCATCTATTTGCATTGGTAGAGAAAAACCCATTTGTTTAATTGAAGGAAATCAAAGGAGGAGAATTACTTGTATGGCCTCTTCAGTGTCAGTGAAAGAAGAGGAGAGTCATCAGCAGAAGCAATGTGTAAATGGGGGTTCTTTTATTAGACCCCATCTTCTTAAATTGTCCCCTTATCAACCCATTTTGCCATTTGAG GTGTTGTCTACTCGTCTTGGTAGAAAGCCAGAGGACATTGTTAAATTAGATGCTAACGAGAACCCATATGGCCCTCCTCCAGAG GTAAACGAAGCTTTGGGGGCTATGAAATTTCCGTATATTTATCCTGATCCTGAAAGCCGTACGTTGCGTGCGGCTCTTGCTGAAGATTCTGGCCTTGAATCTGAGTATATTCTTGCAGGGTGCGGTGCAGATGAACTCATTGATTTGATAATGCG ATGTGTATTGGATCCTGGTGACAAAATTGTTGACTGCCCACCCACTTTCACAATGTATGAATTTGATGCAGCTGTAAATGGCGCACATGTCATCAAGG TGCCTAGGAACCCAGACTTTAGCCTGGATGTAGAACGGATTGCCGAAGTGGTTGAACGTGAGAAACCGAAGTGCATATTTCTGACATCGCCTAATAATCCTGATGGGAG TATAATTGATGATGAAACTCTTTTGAAAATACTTCACCTGCCCATATTGGTAATATTGGATGAGGCATATGTTGAGTTTTCTGGAATGGAGTCTAAGATGAAGTGGGTGAAGAAGCATGAGAATCTGATTGTTCTTCGCACGTTCAGCAAAAGAGCTG GTTTAGCAGGACTAAGAGTAGGATATGGAGCTTTTCCACAGAGTATCATTGAATTCCTTTGGCGAGCAAAGCAACCATATAATGTGTCTGTTGCTGCTGAAGTTGCTGCTTGCGCTGCTTTAAAGAACCCCGCTTATCTGGAG AATGTGAAAGTGGCACTGGTACAAGAAAGGGAGAGGCTGTTTAATCTCTTGAAAGAAGTCCCATTTCTTGATCCATACCCTAGCTATTCTAATTTCATTCTTTGTAAGGTTATGTCTGGAATGGATGCTAAGAAATTGAAG GAAGATCTTGCGACTATGGGAGTGATGATCCGTCACTACAATAGCAAGGAGCTGAAGGGATATGTCCGTGTCTCTGTAGGCAAGCCCGAGCACACCGAGGCATTAATGAAATGCCTCAAGCAATTCTATTGA
- the LOC129871380 gene encoding uncharacterized protein LOC129871380 isoform X1, whose amino-acid sequence MNNGRIRLNFALIFSRLISFELFNTICINLGIKFDRMDLLCKVYGGTSDEEDDNDGIHLQRPILPQPKRAKFENFHQVNNHLPFYKSNPNANLPAQASLPGRYVSKRERAAMTSVEKVPDVNTTFSSNSSPVLGSILDSVLPHNILSALRDQTKVYGNMIHTPEGLSVVLDGHKSSVNAVQWSTSHAHLLASAGMDQTVCIWNVWSRDQKKARVLSCHHAAVKDVKWSPYGLFVLSCGYDRTSRLTDVERGIETQVFNEDQVVGVVKFHPDNYNLFLSGGSKGHLKIWDIRSGKVVHQYVRNLDPILDAEFTVDAKRIISSSDTSKSNISENSIMVWDVSREIPLSNQVYGEAYTCPSIRCHPSATKFIAQSNGNYIAIFSTKPPFGLDKYRRYEGHSVSGFPIKCNFSLDGEKVISGSSDGYIYVYDAISCKLIRKIKVYYEACIDVVFHPVMSNVVASCSWSGQVSVAVT is encoded by the exons ATGAACAATGGAAGAATTCGACTCAATTTTGCTCTAATTTTCTCTCGGTTGATTTCTTTTGAATTGTTCAACACGATTTGCATCAATTTGGGGATCAAATTTGATCGAATGGACCTTCTGTGTAAAGTCTATGGCGGAACCTCTGATGAAGAAGACGACAATGATGGAATTCACCTTCAAAGACCCATATTGCCACAGCCGAAACGAGCCAAATTCGAGAATTTTCACCAAGTTAACAACCATTTGCCATTCTACAAGTCTAATCCAAATGCGAATCTCCCAGCGCAAGCTTCCCTTCCAGGAAGATATGTTTCTAAGCGAGAGCGAGCTGCCATGACTTCAGTGGAGAAAGTTCCAGACGTCAACACAACGTTTTCCTCTAACAGTTCACCAG TTTTAGGGAGCATTTTGGATTCAGTTCTGCCACATAATATTTTGTCAGCTTTGAGAGATCAAACTAAAGTCTATGGGAACATGATCCACACGCCAGAAGGACTCTCTGTAGTTCTTGATGGCCACAAAAGTTCAGTTAACGCCGTACAATGGTCTACAAGTCATG CTCACCTTCTAGCATCTGCCGGAATGGATCAAACTGTCTGTATATGGAATGTGTGGAGCAGAGATCAGAAGAAAGCTCGTGTACTTAGTTGTCACCATGCGGCTGTCAAAGATGTGAAGTGGTCGCCATACGGTTTATTTGTGCTCTCTTGTGGATATGACCGCACATCAAGGTTGACTGATGTTGAAAGAGGAATCGAAACCCAGGTTTTCAATGAGGATCAAGTTGTTGGAGTGGTAAAATTTCATCCAGATAATTATAATCTCTTTCTCTCTGGAGGTTCGAAAGGTCACCTTAAAATATGGGATATAAGATCTGGGAAGGTGGTCCATCAATATGTGCGAAATCTTGATCCTATCCTTGATGCTGAATTTACAGTTGACGCAAAGCGAATAATTTCATCAAGTGATACATCCAAAAGCAATATTAGTGAAAATTCAATTATGGTTTGGGATGTCTCACGGGAAATCCCTCTATCTAACCAG GTTTATGGTGAAGCATATACATGTCCCTCGATAAGATGCCATCCTTCTGCTACCAAATTCATAGCACAGTCAAATGGAAACTACATAGCAATTTTCTCTACCAAACCTCCCTTTGGACTTGACAAGTACAGGAGATATGAAGGCCATAGTGTTTCTGGGTTCCCTATAAAATGCAATTTCAGCTTGGATGGTGAGAAAGTAATATCTGGTTCCTCTGATGGATACATTTATGTTTACGACGCGATATCCTGTAAGCTCATCAGAAAGATTAAGGTATACTACGAGGCTTGCATCGATGTTGTATTCCATCCTGTCATGTCTAATGTTGTTGCTTCATGTAGTTGGAGTGGACAAGTTTCAGTTGCAGTAACCTAA
- the LOC129871208 gene encoding histidinol-phosphate aminotransferase, chloroplastic isoform X2, which yields MKFPYIYPDPESRTLRAALAEDSGLESEYILAGCGADELIDLIMRCVLDPGDKIVDCPPTFTMYEFDAAVNGAHVIKVPRNPDFSLDVERIAEVVEREKPKCIFLTSPNNPDGSIIDDETLLKILHLPILVILDEAYVEFSGMESKMKWVKKHENLIVLRTFSKRAGLAGLRVGYGAFPQSIIEFLWRAKQPYNVSVAAEVAACAALKNPAYLENVKVALVQERERLFNLLKEVPFLDPYPSYSNFILCKVMSGMDAKKLKEDLATMGVMIRHYNSKELKGYVRVSVGKPEHTEALMKCLKQFY from the exons ATGAAATTTCCGTATATTTATCCTGATCCTGAAAGCCGTACGTTGCGTGCGGCTCTTGCTGAAGATTCTGGCCTTGAATCTGAGTATATTCTTGCAGGGTGCGGTGCAGATGAACTCATTGATTTGATAATGCG ATGTGTATTGGATCCTGGTGACAAAATTGTTGACTGCCCACCCACTTTCACAATGTATGAATTTGATGCAGCTGTAAATGGCGCACATGTCATCAAGG TGCCTAGGAACCCAGACTTTAGCCTGGATGTAGAACGGATTGCCGAAGTGGTTGAACGTGAGAAACCGAAGTGCATATTTCTGACATCGCCTAATAATCCTGATGGGAG TATAATTGATGATGAAACTCTTTTGAAAATACTTCACCTGCCCATATTGGTAATATTGGATGAGGCATATGTTGAGTTTTCTGGAATGGAGTCTAAGATGAAGTGGGTGAAGAAGCATGAGAATCTGATTGTTCTTCGCACGTTCAGCAAAAGAGCTG GTTTAGCAGGACTAAGAGTAGGATATGGAGCTTTTCCACAGAGTATCATTGAATTCCTTTGGCGAGCAAAGCAACCATATAATGTGTCTGTTGCTGCTGAAGTTGCTGCTTGCGCTGCTTTAAAGAACCCCGCTTATCTGGAG AATGTGAAAGTGGCACTGGTACAAGAAAGGGAGAGGCTGTTTAATCTCTTGAAAGAAGTCCCATTTCTTGATCCATACCCTAGCTATTCTAATTTCATTCTTTGTAAGGTTATGTCTGGAATGGATGCTAAGAAATTGAAG GAAGATCTTGCGACTATGGGAGTGATGATCCGTCACTACAATAGCAAGGAGCTGAAGGGATATGTCCGTGTCTCTGTAGGCAAGCCCGAGCACACCGAGGCATTAATGAAATGCCTCAAGCAATTCTATTGA